The Sphingopyxis fribergensis genome contains a region encoding:
- a CDS encoding phosphoribosyltransferase-like protein gives MAGNKQAGCEQLASDEQLEAWVKSFAGYRQPPTKDELRKWLGRFDAEHLSTAHKVLDAVIVVAEREIHQGYRDALTSLPGWSKSPAIRQGRWFFVGVGGAGESGPAMLRMFREANGLTSAIWQSYFKMPRELPRLALTAYDHVVFVDDFAGTGRQITSYWPLMQELVASEATCYLLLTALTEDAERAIQDNTELEIRAPLKLGKAANVFAAECDRFDDNERQILDAYGKIAWAAHPKGFGACGLTLILSHKTPNNTIPILHANHEHWEGLFPRNLLAA, from the coding sequence ATGGCGGGAAACAAGCAGGCTGGGTGTGAGCAGTTAGCATCCGACGAACAACTCGAAGCATGGGTAAAAAGCTTCGCCGGATATCGGCAACCGCCAACGAAAGATGAGTTGCGCAAGTGGCTGGGCCGGTTTGATGCCGAACATCTTTCGACAGCTCACAAGGTTCTCGATGCCGTAATCGTGGTCGCAGAACGCGAAATTCATCAGGGCTACCGGGATGCGCTGACATCCCTCCCGGGTTGGAGTAAGTCGCCCGCAATTCGTCAGGGCCGTTGGTTTTTCGTCGGCGTAGGCGGAGCCGGCGAGAGTGGGCCTGCCATGCTTCGTATGTTCCGGGAAGCGAACGGCCTCACGTCGGCGATTTGGCAAAGCTATTTCAAAATGCCGCGCGAGCTACCCCGGCTCGCCCTGACGGCGTACGACCACGTCGTCTTTGTCGATGATTTTGCCGGCACCGGTCGTCAGATTACCTCCTACTGGCCGCTGATGCAGGAGCTCGTTGCTTCTGAAGCGACTTGCTATCTGCTGCTGACGGCGCTCACCGAAGATGCAGAGCGAGCCATCCAAGACAATACAGAGTTGGAAATCCGGGCGCCTCTGAAACTTGGAAAAGCTGCAAACGTCTTTGCGGCCGAATGCGACCGGTTCGACGATAACGAACGGCAAATACTGGACGCTTATGGAAAGATTGCGTGGGCGGCACACCCAAAAGGGTTTGGAGCCTGCGGACTGACGCTAATTCTCAGTCATAAAACGCCAAACAATACGATCCCAATTCTACATGCTAATCACGAGCACTGGGAAGGTCTCTTCCCTCGCAACCTACTCGCGGCTTAG
- a CDS encoding HNH endonuclease — protein MTEITAPVSRFETVAAALRSLGGQARPVEIADEVRRLFPGSYTGNLLQSVRGRIQECSSDSHHWKKKRDLFYSVHGIGGGVWGLRDMDPLNPVNRDGFSDSVESYMAFEGAATLRTHLRRERSKSLVNRFKKQLRTLACSVCDFDFGKTYGELGHGFIEAHHKVPVSELEPGAATRIEDLAAVCSNCHRMLHRSGTLSIEDLRCRLL, from the coding sequence ATGACTGAAATTACGGCTCCCGTGTCGCGCTTTGAAACTGTCGCCGCAGCGTTGCGTAGTCTTGGCGGTCAGGCGCGGCCCGTAGAGATCGCAGATGAGGTTCGACGGCTCTTCCCCGGATCATACACGGGAAATCTACTTCAAAGTGTGCGCGGACGAATCCAAGAATGCTCTTCCGATTCCCATCACTGGAAAAAGAAGCGTGATCTATTTTACAGCGTACACGGAATTGGCGGTGGAGTTTGGGGGTTGCGCGACATGGATCCGCTTAATCCCGTGAACCGAGACGGCTTTTCCGACTCTGTAGAAAGTTACATGGCATTCGAAGGTGCCGCCACGCTGCGCACGCATCTGCGGCGCGAGCGTTCTAAGTCTCTCGTGAATCGCTTCAAAAAGCAGTTGCGGACACTTGCATGCTCGGTATGCGATTTCGATTTCGGAAAAACATATGGAGAACTGGGCCACGGCTTTATCGAGGCTCATCATAAAGTCCCAGTTTCTGAGCTAGAACCAGGTGCAGCGACGCGGATAGAAGATCTCGCCGCCGTTTGTTCAAACTGCCATCGAATGCTGCACCGGTCCGGCACGCTTTCTATCGAGGACCTACGGTGTCGACTGTTGTGA
- a CDS encoding DGQHR domain-containing protein, with amino-acid sequence MIGNLVKDFGEKRAEYARRSKPFDEETVELPLRATREADGWSLQRENKNSLRMRRPKRFDELIENRFWNILYRFGYAELNKGRHFRVVVGKGDDAIEKQVDVFAKDDETIVIAECKACKVPTKRSLQKDLNEFAGLMKPMADAIRRHYGDGFKPKIIWCFVTDNIRWSEEDIKRASDHKINVIQGLELIYFEEFSKKLGPAARYQFHAEYLENQKVPALAGRKVPAVKTKLGGKTAYLFSALAKDILRIAFVNHRDLRDPSGAPSYQRIVKPSRLKQIGEFLDGKKFFPNTILLNFHRKPLFEQTAKDDISSVAFGNLVLPDRYKSCWIIDGQHRLYGTTYTTEDYTTPLFFIGFDSVTASEEANIFVEINSKQATVPPTLLSALEGEVKWDSEIPKERLSAIASRAVDLLNTRGGGALEAKVVSPGITAGTSQPLNVRSIQDRINQSGLVGTINPRTGEIVQGPCWDGTSEASLRRIVTLLELHFEEVRLANPERWEAGKAGLLCTNFGVGSHIRLLSELIDHASKKLGFEPQAAEVHDLYIGIKPYIDPVLSYIGTATDAEFEDRFKVIFGSSGFHEYFFSIVDLVVAVAPDFAPKGYSEFKRLSSAEVVDLADRQVKWIQQVVMAYLIDRLRAIYGDDFFDLGVPKEIQKACQAKRIDDEAGEKHSVETYLDWIQLQKIAVQKEVREAVKEVLSIQLQEEGGGKHFYSGWFDGFNRIRRIVAHPGGRSYKDEDLKTLSLISEHLANTLPGNFILGEFEPPLI; translated from the coding sequence ATGATTGGGAATTTAGTAAAGGATTTCGGGGAGAAGCGTGCCGAGTACGCTCGCCGAAGCAAGCCGTTCGATGAAGAGACCGTCGAACTCCCGCTTCGAGCGACCCGGGAAGCGGACGGGTGGTCTCTTCAGCGCGAAAACAAGAATTCGTTGCGAATGCGGCGGCCGAAGCGCTTCGACGAACTCATCGAGAATCGTTTCTGGAATATCCTGTACCGCTTCGGCTACGCTGAGCTCAATAAAGGACGCCATTTTCGCGTCGTCGTCGGCAAGGGTGACGATGCGATTGAGAAACAGGTCGATGTATTTGCCAAAGATGACGAGACAATCGTCATTGCCGAATGCAAGGCGTGCAAAGTTCCGACAAAAAGGTCTTTGCAGAAGGATCTCAACGAATTTGCCGGGCTAATGAAGCCGATGGCCGACGCCATCCGCAGACATTATGGCGATGGCTTCAAGCCGAAGATCATTTGGTGCTTTGTCACAGACAACATCCGGTGGTCGGAAGAGGATATCAAGCGCGCATCCGATCACAAGATCAACGTCATACAAGGGCTTGAGCTTATCTATTTCGAGGAATTCTCGAAGAAATTAGGTCCAGCCGCCCGTTACCAGTTCCATGCCGAATATCTCGAAAACCAAAAAGTCCCAGCACTCGCCGGCCGGAAAGTTCCCGCAGTTAAAACCAAATTGGGCGGAAAAACAGCCTACCTGTTCTCCGCTCTCGCAAAAGATATTCTACGGATTGCCTTCGTAAATCACCGCGACTTGCGGGATCCGTCAGGTGCGCCCTCATATCAAAGAATCGTCAAGCCTTCCCGGCTCAAACAGATTGGCGAGTTCCTGGACGGGAAAAAATTCTTCCCCAACACCATACTTCTCAATTTCCACCGCAAGCCTTTGTTCGAGCAAACAGCAAAGGATGACATTTCCTCTGTGGCGTTCGGTAACCTCGTGCTTCCCGATCGATACAAGAGCTGCTGGATCATCGACGGACAGCACCGCCTTTACGGCACCACCTACACCACCGAAGACTATACGACGCCATTATTTTTTATCGGCTTTGACTCGGTCACCGCGTCGGAGGAGGCCAACATCTTTGTCGAGATTAACTCTAAACAGGCGACCGTTCCGCCGACGCTTCTTTCCGCCTTGGAAGGCGAGGTGAAGTGGGATTCGGAAATCCCCAAAGAACGCCTTTCAGCAATTGCCTCCCGTGCAGTTGACCTTCTAAATACGCGCGGCGGCGGCGCCCTGGAGGCAAAGGTCGTGTCGCCGGGTATCACGGCTGGAACTAGCCAACCTCTCAATGTCCGCAGCATCCAGGACCGGATCAACCAATCTGGTTTAGTTGGAACGATCAATCCGCGCACCGGAGAAATCGTTCAAGGCCCGTGCTGGGATGGCACGTCCGAAGCGAGTCTCAGGCGCATAGTCACTCTTCTCGAACTGCATTTCGAGGAAGTGCGCCTAGCAAATCCAGAACGCTGGGAGGCTGGAAAGGCAGGCTTACTGTGCACCAACTTCGGCGTGGGCAGTCACATTCGCCTTCTCAGCGAATTGATCGACCACGCTTCGAAGAAGCTTGGCTTTGAACCCCAGGCCGCCGAAGTCCACGACCTCTATATTGGCATTAAGCCTTATATTGATCCGGTGCTCTCATACATCGGAACGGCTACCGACGCAGAGTTCGAAGATCGGTTCAAAGTAATATTCGGCAGCAGCGGCTTCCACGAATATTTCTTCAGTATTGTCGATTTGGTAGTCGCGGTGGCACCCGACTTCGCTCCAAAGGGGTATTCAGAGTTTAAGCGGCTCTCGTCGGCAGAAGTGGTGGACCTAGCGGATCGGCAAGTGAAATGGATTCAGCAGGTCGTCATGGCATATTTGATCGACCGCCTTCGCGCGATCTATGGCGACGACTTCTTCGATCTGGGCGTGCCCAAGGAAATTCAGAAGGCCTGCCAAGCCAAGCGTATCGACGATGAGGCCGGCGAAAAGCACTCTGTCGAAACCTACCTCGACTGGATTCAGCTGCAGAAAATCGCAGTCCAGAAAGAGGTACGAGAAGCAGTAAAGGAGGTGCTCAGCATTCAGTTGCAAGAAGAAGGGGGAGGCAAGCATTTCTACAGTGGCTGGTTCGACGGGTTCAACCGTATCAGGAGGATTGTCGCTCACCCTGGCGGTCGTTCCTATAAGGACGAGGACCTGAAGACGTTGTCGCTGATTTCAGAGCATCTTGCGAACACCCTGCCCGGGAACTTCATTTTAGGAGAGTTCGAGCCACCACTAATCTGA
- a CDS encoding TnsA endonuclease N-terminal domain-containing protein — protein sequence MSEKFSVSLSLPLADTQIEDVRVVRRQGGGHVRISNGRRARAMGRYFSVKMGNSLPWESRLELRDLYRCEVDPKITSYAVQPETMHWRWAGKARRYTPDRIDLIAGGQRRIVEVKDTFDPEKDTEYTEKLEQASQIYAALGLSFEIRDGSSILDEPSFSAIEEIQAYRRTAITPADITSVHRELRSESKPLHDILSRLGGAHSKATLFAMAVRRILDIDVTNGLHDEAAVSLLEGRSP from the coding sequence TTGTCTGAAAAATTTTCCGTAAGCCTGAGCTTGCCTTTGGCCGACACTCAGATCGAGGACGTGCGAGTTGTGCGCCGCCAAGGCGGCGGCCACGTGAGGATCTCGAACGGGCGCCGCGCCCGGGCGATGGGGCGCTATTTCAGCGTCAAAATGGGCAATTCGCTGCCGTGGGAGTCACGGCTCGAGTTGCGCGACCTCTACCGCTGCGAGGTCGATCCGAAGATCACATCCTATGCCGTGCAGCCGGAAACGATGCACTGGCGGTGGGCAGGAAAAGCTCGTCGCTACACGCCAGACCGTATTGATCTCATTGCGGGCGGCCAGCGGAGGATTGTCGAGGTCAAGGACACCTTCGATCCCGAAAAAGATACCGAGTACACCGAGAAACTGGAGCAAGCGTCTCAGATATACGCTGCATTGGGTCTCAGTTTTGAGATCAGAGACGGCTCATCGATTTTGGACGAGCCTTCCTTTTCGGCAATCGAAGAAATCCAAGCTTATCGCCGAACCGCAATCACCCCGGCTGACATCACCTCTGTTCACCGCGAGCTGCGGAGCGAGAGCAAACCGCTGCACGACATTCTGTCAAGACTGGGGGGCGCTCATTCCAAAGCCACGCTATTCGCAATGGCGGTTCGCCGGATCTTAGATATTGACGTGACCAACGGGCTCCATGATGAAGCAGCTGTATCCCTCCTCGAAGGAAGGTCGCCATGA
- a CDS encoding helix-turn-helix domain-containing protein: MSQERLAHEAGLDRSYVGRIERGEHNLTFIALVRLCRALKCDVAALTTSIPAGQQE; encoded by the coding sequence ATGTCGCAGGAACGGCTTGCTCATGAGGCAGGATTGGATCGCAGCTATGTTGGCCGGATCGAGCGTGGCGAACATAATCTGACGTTCATTGCGTTGGTGCGGTTATGTCGGGCTCTGAAATGCGATGTGGCCGCATTGACCACGAGCATTCCGGCAGGGCAGCAAGAATAG
- a CDS encoding DUF4917 family protein — translation MPILTFEQAIADSRQFSKRHLLLGNGFSIACRADIFHYGSLYGQADFSGAPEVEAVFAALGTTDFEAVIRTLESAAAILPAYIADGSAAPAKMLQHAGMLKEILVQTIAGNHPHIPSDIPDAKFWACRRFLSHFLTGEKAGCVFTLNYDLLLYWTLMHEDLPFGDPINLAKNDGFGNDEDEPDAEYVVWQGETNAHSANVMFLHGALHLFDSGKDLLKYTWVRKGVPLVDQARAALADDKFPLFVAEGTSSQKKDKIRHNAYLYQGLKQLTSNVTQGRHCWFIFGHSLAANDDHILTRIGRGRFKKLYVGIYGDPLEEWNEQIMVRAKWLASLRHEKWPLDVAFYDAESAQVWG, via the coding sequence TTGCCGATACTGACATTTGAACAGGCAATCGCCGACTCCCGACAATTCTCGAAGAGGCACTTGCTCTTGGGCAATGGCTTCAGCATCGCTTGTCGTGCGGACATCTTTCACTACGGCTCACTTTACGGTCAGGCCGATTTCTCCGGCGCGCCCGAGGTCGAGGCCGTTTTCGCGGCTCTTGGCACGACAGATTTTGAAGCAGTTATCCGTACTTTGGAGAGCGCTGCGGCCATCCTTCCAGCTTATATAGCCGATGGCAGTGCGGCACCGGCCAAGATGCTCCAGCACGCCGGCATGCTGAAGGAGATTTTGGTTCAGACGATAGCGGGCAACCATCCGCATATTCCGTCAGACATTCCCGACGCGAAGTTCTGGGCGTGCCGACGCTTCCTTTCGCACTTCCTCACAGGCGAAAAGGCGGGCTGCGTATTTACGCTGAACTACGATCTCCTCCTTTACTGGACCCTGATGCACGAGGATCTACCTTTCGGCGATCCTATCAACCTCGCCAAGAACGACGGCTTCGGAAACGACGAGGACGAGCCCGACGCGGAATATGTCGTGTGGCAGGGAGAGACGAATGCACATAGCGCCAACGTCATGTTCCTGCACGGTGCGTTACACCTGTTCGATTCCGGCAAGGATTTGCTCAAATACACATGGGTCAGAAAGGGCGTTCCTCTGGTGGACCAGGCCCGCGCGGCGCTCGCCGACGACAAGTTTCCGCTGTTTGTTGCCGAGGGGACCAGCTCCCAGAAGAAAGACAAGATCCGACATAATGCCTATCTTTATCAAGGGCTAAAGCAGCTCACGAGCAATGTGACGCAAGGCAGGCATTGTTGGTTCATCTTTGGACATTCACTTGCTGCAAACGACGACCACATCCTCACGCGGATCGGTCGCGGCAGGTTCAAGAAGCTCTATGTTGGCATTTATGGTGATCCGCTCGAGGAATGGAACGAGCAGATTATGGTTCGAGCCAAGTGGTTGGCGAGCCTTCGTCATGAGAAGTGGCCGCTGGATGTGGCATTCTACGATGCGGAGAGCGCGCAGGTTTGGGGCTAG
- a CDS encoding DNA adenine methylase produces the protein MTSRISYMGTKHDLADRVAEVIASCRPGRLLDAFAGMGAVADAHAGRRQVWTNDVQHFAYLAGRCRFTDPHGPLPASRMRELVAPIYQQNMRLLKEQNEKIWTLAEKLPGAATFEEFEFVFDRVSQENLMHEGAYGCFTATYANAYFSLPQCAEIDSVRCAIDTLRGRGVLTQGEFEWAVLTLGQAALRIANTTGHFAQFLTPSASNFKRVSKQFGRSAFDQWLVSLDTLKPSGTTEWRSSNLATRSDCDALLKRLHSSSDVGVVYCDPPYTDDQYSRYYHVWETLVLNDYPPVTGAGLYRPDRFTTPFSLRSKVTGAFKALVEEVASTGADLVLSYPSNGLLHDVGGNPLEILQNAYPNAELIAQIEHSHSTMGASKGSATASVSECIYLGRA, from the coding sequence ATGACTAGTCGCATCAGCTACATGGGTACTAAACACGACCTCGCTGATCGCGTGGCCGAGGTTATCGCCAGCTGCCGCCCCGGACGGCTTCTGGATGCCTTTGCAGGTATGGGAGCTGTGGCCGATGCCCACGCGGGGCGACGGCAGGTCTGGACAAATGATGTCCAGCATTTCGCCTATCTCGCAGGCAGGTGCCGCTTCACCGACCCGCACGGCCCATTACCAGCCTCCCGCATGCGGGAGCTGGTCGCGCCAATCTATCAGCAGAACATGCGCCTGCTGAAAGAGCAAAACGAAAAGATCTGGACACTGGCAGAAAAATTGCCGGGTGCGGCGACTTTCGAAGAATTCGAGTTCGTCTTTGACCGAGTGTCTCAGGAAAATCTCATGCATGAGGGCGCATATGGCTGCTTCACAGCAACCTATGCGAATGCCTACTTTTCGCTACCGCAATGTGCGGAAATAGACTCAGTCCGCTGCGCGATCGACACGCTTCGCGGTCGTGGAGTCCTGACTCAGGGTGAATTTGAGTGGGCTGTTCTAACCTTAGGACAGGCCGCTCTTCGGATTGCTAATACGACGGGGCATTTCGCTCAGTTCCTGACGCCGAGCGCCAGTAATTTTAAGCGCGTTTCGAAACAATTCGGACGCTCCGCCTTCGATCAGTGGCTGGTGAGCCTAGACACGTTAAAGCCGTCGGGCACAACGGAATGGCGGTCCTCCAACCTTGCCACGCGGTCTGATTGCGACGCCTTGCTCAAGAGGCTCCATAGCTCGAGCGACGTTGGCGTTGTCTACTGCGACCCGCCGTACACCGATGATCAATATTCACGCTACTACCATGTTTGGGAGACGTTGGTTCTGAACGACTACCCACCGGTCACCGGCGCGGGTCTCTATCGGCCTGACCGATTCACTACGCCTTTCTCGCTCCGAAGCAAGGTGACCGGGGCATTCAAGGCGCTTGTTGAGGAAGTTGCGTCGACGGGCGCGGATCTCGTCCTGAGCTATCCTTCAAACGGACTGTTGCATGATGTTGGTGGAAACCCGCTCGAAATACTGCAGAATGCCTACCCGAATGCTGAGTTGATTGCCCAGATCGAGCACAGCCATTCTACCATGGGTGCCTCTAAGGGCAGCGCAACAGCCAGCGTCTCGGAGTGTATTTATTTGGGGCGCGCATAG
- a CDS encoding ParB/RepB/Spo0J family partition protein, with amino-acid sequence MTKEQPADAVQPAPVVPPRPQTVATNSLKANPHNPRVLFDEAPLQTLEASIRKVGVLVPLTVYQAAGSDIFTILDGQRRWICAQRIGLTEVPINQVTEPTLAQNIVTMFQIHKLRKDWELMPTALKLGVLIEQLEESREAALADLTGLDVAVVTRCKKLLSFEEEFQDRMLDPDPETRLNADLFIEMYPIITDRTVRSADWYNRAELIRALMDKYLNLKSGFRAVTDFRKIKSYLTAARKSGTETELLAKLRRFISDPDMMIQDLEVDEARIHTEAETLTRQISRLRSIITALDPEEFIAEEGLWEELEALLSDVKAKLAAGERRSN; translated from the coding sequence ATGACAAAAGAGCAACCTGCGGACGCGGTCCAGCCGGCCCCCGTCGTTCCACCCCGACCGCAAACGGTCGCGACCAATTCTTTAAAGGCCAATCCGCACAACCCGCGAGTGTTGTTCGACGAAGCCCCGTTGCAAACGCTTGAGGCATCGATCCGAAAGGTCGGTGTGTTGGTTCCTCTCACTGTCTATCAAGCCGCAGGCAGCGACATTTTCACAATCCTCGACGGACAGCGTCGGTGGATCTGTGCGCAACGAATCGGCCTCACTGAAGTCCCGATCAACCAGGTCACTGAACCGACCTTGGCGCAAAATATCGTCACAATGTTCCAGATCCATAAGCTCCGCAAAGATTGGGAGCTTATGCCAACTGCATTGAAGTTGGGCGTCCTCATAGAGCAGCTAGAGGAGAGCCGAGAGGCTGCTTTGGCTGACCTAACTGGCCTAGATGTGGCGGTGGTGACGCGGTGCAAAAAGCTGCTTTCGTTTGAGGAAGAATTCCAGGACCGGATGCTCGATCCAGATCCTGAGACCCGGCTAAACGCGGATCTATTTATCGAAATGTATCCGATCATTACAGATCGGACTGTGCGCTCCGCTGACTGGTACAACAGGGCGGAACTCATACGGGCATTGATGGACAAGTATCTTAATCTCAAGTCCGGCTTTCGTGCGGTAACAGACTTCCGCAAGATCAAATCCTATCTCACGGCTGCGCGGAAATCAGGAACTGAGACTGAACTTCTCGCAAAGTTGCGTCGGTTTATCAGCGATCCTGATATGATGATCCAAGATCTTGAAGTCGATGAAGCAAGGATTCACACAGAAGCGGAGACCCTGACAAGGCAGATAAGCCGCCTACGTTCGATTATCACAGCTCTCGATCCCGAGGAGTTTATTGCTGAGGAAGGCCTGTGGGAAGAGCTTGAGGCTTTGCTGTCCGACGTGAAAGCCAAACTCGCAGCTGGCGAACGGCGGTCAAACTGA
- a CDS encoding abortive infection family protein, with the protein MSGKFSPFVIKALVDAITGGAGNDGTAPIGIYRSGPKIEQFFLDCGLDMRVGASSRVPATTDFLRQMAVYHDGNGDLHITRVIERVCDPRDYLAYPAKAAAVRDHLNGALGADGFAVTVVGGKAVLVERSGAGTIVEPFIQKVATLDFDTVQIEIARALPNLENDPEDAVTAACSLVEAVCRSILVELKLPLPPKKDIDSLLRAVQEPLGLSPGRSDLAPEIEADVRQILGGLTTVIKGVGALRTHGGDAHGREKGFRRIDARIARLTLNAASSIALFLIESWERKEHRSLPQHPEIH; encoded by the coding sequence ATGAGCGGAAAATTCTCGCCATTTGTTATCAAAGCCCTCGTCGATGCCATCACCGGCGGTGCTGGTAATGACGGCACCGCACCCATTGGGATTTATCGATCCGGCCCAAAAATCGAGCAATTCTTCCTCGATTGCGGACTGGATATGCGTGTCGGTGCCAGTTCTCGCGTGCCTGCTACCACCGACTTTCTTCGGCAGATGGCCGTGTACCATGACGGCAATGGGGACCTTCATATCACGCGCGTGATCGAACGTGTCTGCGATCCGCGCGACTACCTGGCCTATCCGGCTAAGGCGGCCGCGGTGAGGGATCATCTCAATGGGGCGCTCGGGGCCGACGGGTTCGCGGTGACTGTTGTTGGCGGGAAGGCCGTCCTCGTAGAGCGATCGGGAGCAGGGACGATTGTCGAGCCTTTCATCCAGAAGGTAGCGACACTGGATTTCGACACGGTACAGATCGAGATCGCGCGCGCGCTCCCCAATCTTGAGAATGATCCAGAGGACGCGGTGACAGCCGCCTGTTCTCTGGTTGAAGCAGTCTGCCGTTCAATATTGGTCGAACTCAAGCTCCCGCTGCCGCCCAAGAAAGATATCGACAGCTTGCTCCGCGCTGTTCAGGAGCCATTGGGACTATCGCCAGGCCGATCAGACCTCGCGCCGGAAATCGAGGCTGATGTGCGGCAGATCCTGGGTGGTTTGACGACGGTGATCAAGGGCGTAGGCGCCCTTCGGACGCATGGCGGCGATGCCCACGGACGCGAAAAGGGCTTTCGCCGCATCGACGCCCGCATCGCGCGTCTGACTCTCAACGCTGCCAGTTCGATTGCGCTCTTCTTGATCGAAAGTTGGGAACGCAAGGAGCATCGATCGTTACCACAACATCCCGAAATCCATTGA